From one Esox lucius isolate fEsoLuc1 chromosome 11, fEsoLuc1.pri, whole genome shotgun sequence genomic stretch:
- the LOC105013451 gene encoding uncharacterized protein LOC105013451 isoform X3, with amino-acid sequence MEPVTTRIQKPMDPLHSWQHRATAPGQYGEEQTAVTFQRPGALHKARWMAKLLYTLKLALMEQHIALPPQGTITTRQQVPEIRAFAFFVTHIYAKWWLTCEKAVDAAWNDLTLYHHLQAYKAVDEGIAASAIKALERHRWYLTGEMLPLALFSSKVPNDDKHALARAILEHKSADLPMHIPEQAEVPHPQNVLQAVDHDRNQQPNLCRCKCKPIPE; translated from the exons ATGGAACCTGTTACCACAAGAATCCAGAAGCCAATGGACCCGCTACATTCCTGGCAACACCGAGCAACCGCTCCTGGGCAAT ATGGTGAAGAGCAGACTGCAGTGACCTTCCAACGACCGGGGGCGCTCCACAAGGCCCGATGGATGGCCAAGCTGCTCTATACTCTCAAGCTGGCTTTGATGGAGCAGCACATCGCGTTGCCTCCCCAGGGCACAATCACCACACGGCAGCAGGTGCCGGAGATTCGAGCATTTGCCTTTTTCGTTACACACATCTATGCAAAGTGGTGGTTGACCTGCGAGAAAGCCGTAGATGCTGCATGGAATGACCTGACACTCTACCACCACCTGCAGGCGTACAAGGCTGTAGATGAGGGCATTGCAGCATCAGCGATCAAGGCGCTGGAGAGGCATCGCTGGTACCTGACAGGTGAGATGCTACCCCTGGCTCTCTTCAGCAGCAAGGTGCCCAATGATGACAAGCATGCACTTGCCAGAGCGATCTTGGAGCACAAATCCGCTGATCTCCCCATGCACATCCCTGAGCAAGCCGAAGTTCCCCACCCGCAGAATGTGCTTCAGGCAGTTGACCATGACCGCAACCAACAGCCAAACCTTTGCCGCTGCAAATGCAAACCAATCCCTGAGTAG
- the LOC105013441 gene encoding nuclear factor interleukin-3-regulated protein: MESFSSQLQSASSENNLDNLETFSNYEESLPSPQETPSRQGRLIKPNMSCRRKREFISDEKKDASYWEKRRKNNEAAKRSREKRRLNDMVLENRVMALNDENCRLKTELLQLKLRFGLISTASYVEKSQQLAGGGTAAGASSSYYSSGYSSSSQVMMNSDSSETDRSGRREGRGQLVKHSPHGSLSDMSDGSSRDSPEPTAYDIKQEEGILEMDIGSGMFNVLPSLASTQHHQERESSYSSQQHCSLNPQESFTSSTSRAPPLSQQRSVILYRSSSASHPVESQQQDEDQPNAGARPPVQAQEGHRENSEGLAEVTKQMERKTLDSPPHDYPDCHCEAEEKHMYEVPDWQQEERTQRALTGIVQTQESVKTHLFHSHTGHAYLLSAHDEETPILTFEGGPRNEGYYQGHSTSGKDTSSSDNDPRSSDKEASTDDESPSSSCSDTGSYLQHLSVSHQSGGEPLSSPQDLSQCQSRDVQAEVKGTALPHKLRLKHKTMSSQQDSPTTPPPSSVLPLPQHPYLALIQQQSCKDRESESQPPTGFCKQPSPAGSWMEYGNREPGGSPN, from the coding sequence ATGGAAAGCTTCAGTTCGCAACTCCAATCTGCAAGCTCGGAAAATAATCTGGACAACCTAGAGACATTCTCTAACTACGAAGAGTCTCTCCCGTCGCCCCAAGAAACCCCATCTCGCCAAGGACGCCTCATCAAGCCCAACATGAGTTGCAGACGCAAGCGGGAGTTCATCTCTGATGAAAAGAAGGACGCCTCCTATTGGGAAAAGCGCCGTAAGAACAACGAGGCGGCCAAGCGCTCCAGAGAGAAGCGGCGTCTGAACGACATGGTGTTGGAGAACCGGGTGATGGCGCTGAATGACGAGAACTGTCGGCTGAAGACGGAGCTGCTGCAGCTGAAGCTGCGCTTTGGCCTCATCAGTACGGCGTCCTATGTGGAAAAGAGCCAGCAGCTCGCTGGCGGAGGCACGGCTGCTGGAGCCTCATCCAGCTACTACTCCAGTGGCTACTCCAGCAGTTCCCAGGTCATGATGAACTCGGACTCCTCGGAGACCGATCGGTCAGGCCGCCGGGAGGGGCGTGGTCAGCTAGTGAAACACTCCCCTCACGGGTCCCTCTCGGATATGTCTGATGGGTCCTCCCGGGACAGCCCGGAGCCTACGGCCTACGATATCAAGCAGGAGGAGGGCATACTGGAGATGGACATTGGGAGCGGCATGTTCAACGTTCTCCCTAGCCTGGCCTCCACACAACACCACCAGGAGAGGGAGTCAAGCTACAGCAGCCAACAGCACTGTTCCCTCAATCCCCAGGAGAGCTTCACCAGCAGCACCAGCCGTGCCCCTCCACTCTCCCAACAGAGGAGTGTGATCCTTTATCGCTCCAGTAGTGCCTCACACCCAGTGGAGAGCCAGCAGCAGGACGAGGATCAGCCGAATGCTGGGGCCAGACCGCCGGTCCAGGCTCAGGAGGGCCACAGGGAGAACTCCGAGGGCCTGGCAGAGGTGACCAAGCAGATGGAAAGGAAGACGTTAGACTCGCCACCACACGACTACCCAGACTGCCACTGTGAGGCAGAAGAGAAGCATATGTACGAAGTTCCCGACTGGCAACAGGAGGAGAGGACCCAGAGGGCTCTTACAGGCATTGTCCAAACACAGGAGTCTGTCAAGACGCATCTGTTCCACAGCCACACTGGTCACGCCTACCTCCTCAGTGCCCATGACGAGGAGACACCCATACTGACCTTTGAGGGTGGGCCCAGAAATGAGGGGTACTACCAGGGACACTCAACTTCAGGCAAAGACACCTCCTCTAGCGACAATGATCCCCGCAGCTCCGACAAGGAAGCATCCACGGACGACGAGTCCCcgtcctcctcctgctctgACACTGGGAGCTACCTCCAGCACCTGTCAGTCTCACACCAGTCAGGAGGAGAGCCTCTGTCCTCCCCACAGGACCTCTCCCAGTGCCAAAGCAGGGATGTCCAGGCAGAGGTTAAAGGCACTGCCCTGCCTCATAAACTGCGTCTAAAACATAAAACCATGAGCTCCCAGCAGGACTCTCCcaccacccctcctccctcctctgtcctgCCCCTCCCCCAGCACCCATACCTGGCTCTCATACAGCAGCAGAGCTGcaaagacagggagagtgagagcCAGCCCCCCACAGGGTTCTGTAAGCAGCCATCCCCAGCTGGGTCTTGGATGGAGTATGGGAACAGGGAGCCAGGTGGATCTCCTAACTAG
- the LOC105013451 gene encoding uncharacterized protein LOC105013451 isoform X2, with protein sequence MGRPLLWSGCRHHIGEVLLNQVFTDLKVESSRSPEVTLFTRLREKWNLLPQESRSQWTRYIPGNTEQPLLGNVRAELVRCANEVTDHWRGDYHEFVQLCLVFLDADGEEQTAVTFQRPGALHKARWMAKLLYTLKLALMEQHIALPPQGTITTRQQAYKAVDEGIAASAIKALERHRWYLTGEMLPLALFSSKVPNDDKHALARAILEHKSADLPMHIPEQAEVPHPQNVLQAVDHDRNQQPNLCRCKCKPIPE encoded by the exons ATGGGCCGACCACTGCTTTGGTCTGGGTGCCGGCACCACATTGGTGAGGTCCTCCTGAACCAGGTTTTCACAGACCTGAAGGTGGAGTCATCACGCTCGCCAGAGGTTACCTTGTTCACACGTCTGAGAGAGAAATGGAACCTGTTACCACAAGAATCCAGAAGCCAATGGACCCGCTACATTCCTGGCAACACCGAGCAACCGCTCCTGGGCAATGTACGTGCTGAACTTGTCAGGTGCGCAAATGAAGTCACTGACCACTGGCGAGGTGACTACCATGAGTTTGTGCAGCTGTGTCTTGTGTTTCTGGATGCAGATGGTGAAGAGCAGACTGCAGTGACCTTCCAACGACCGGGGGCGCTCCACAAGGCCCGATGGATGGCCAAGCTGCTCTATACTCTCAAGCTGGCTTTGATGGAGCAGCACATCGCGTTGCCTCCCCAGGGCACAATCACCACACGGCAGCAG GCGTACAAGGCTGTAGATGAGGGCATTGCAGCATCAGCGATCAAGGCGCTGGAGAGGCATCGCTGGTACCTGACAGGTGAGATGCTACCCCTGGCTCTCTTCAGCAGCAAGGTGCCCAATGATGACAAGCATGCACTTGCCAGAGCGATCTTGGAGCACAAATCCGCTGATCTCCCCATGCACATCCCTGAGCAAGCCGAAGTTCCCCACCCGCAGAATGTGCTTCAGGCAGTTGACCATGACCGCAACCAACAGCCAAACCTTTGCCGCTGCAAATGCAAACCAATCCCTGAGTAG
- the LOC105013451 gene encoding uncharacterized protein LOC105013451 isoform X1, with protein MGRPLLWSGCRHHIGEVLLNQVFTDLKVESSRSPEVTLFTRLREKWNLLPQESRSQWTRYIPGNTEQPLLGNLCLVFLDADGEEQTAVTFQRPGALHKARWMAKLLYTLKLALMEQHIALPPQGTITTRQQVPEIRAFAFFVTHIYAKWWLTCEKAVDAAWNDLTLYHHLQAYKAVDEGIAASAIKALERHRWYLTGEMLPLALFSSKVPNDDKHALARAILEHKSADLPMHIPEQAEVPHPQNVLQAVDHDRNQQPNLCRCKCKPIPE; from the exons ATGGGCCGACCACTGCTTTGGTCTGGGTGCCGGCACCACATTGGTGAGGTCCTCCTGAACCAGGTTTTCACAGACCTGAAGGTGGAGTCATCACGCTCGCCAGAGGTTACCTTGTTCACACGTCTGAGAGAGAAATGGAACCTGTTACCACAAGAATCCAGAAGCCAATGGACCCGCTACATTCCTGGCAACACCGAGCAACCGCTCCTGGGCAAT CTGTGTCTTGTGTTTCTGGATGCAGATGGTGAAGAGCAGACTGCAGTGACCTTCCAACGACCGGGGGCGCTCCACAAGGCCCGATGGATGGCCAAGCTGCTCTATACTCTCAAGCTGGCTTTGATGGAGCAGCACATCGCGTTGCCTCCCCAGGGCACAATCACCACACGGCAGCAGGTGCCGGAGATTCGAGCATTTGCCTTTTTCGTTACACACATCTATGCAAAGTGGTGGTTGACCTGCGAGAAAGCCGTAGATGCTGCATGGAATGACCTGACACTCTACCACCACCTGCAGGCGTACAAGGCTGTAGATGAGGGCATTGCAGCATCAGCGATCAAGGCGCTGGAGAGGCATCGCTGGTACCTGACAGGTGAGATGCTACCCCTGGCTCTCTTCAGCAGCAAGGTGCCCAATGATGACAAGCATGCACTTGCCAGAGCGATCTTGGAGCACAAATCCGCTGATCTCCCCATGCACATCCCTGAGCAAGCCGAAGTTCCCCACCCGCAGAATGTGCTTCAGGCAGTTGACCATGACCGCAACCAACAGCCAAACCTTTGCCGCTGCAAATGCAAACCAATCCCTGAGTAG